In a single window of the Massilia oculi genome:
- a CDS encoding substrate-binding domain-containing protein: MQHLIKPLALSLAFAFAAGAAPGALAQGKDFKVALIAGKTGIMESYARETEAGFMLGLEYLTNGTMAINGRKIRVIVKDDQSKPDLGRTLLAEAYGDDRVDIAVGTTSSGSALAMLPVAKEYSKVLIIEPAVADAITGDKWNKYIFRTARSSMQDALAAASTLKGGSIGFLTQDYAFGRDAIKAGKEALAATGSAAKVVHEEYAPLATTDFTASSQRLFDALKDKPQPRILQIVWAGPNPMNKIADLKPERHGIVLSPGGNILPVMKTWKNFAGTEGTIYYYYSFPKNKMNDWFVAEHTKRFKAPPDMFTAGGMAAAGAVVAALSRVPDGNGDKMVAAMEGMSFETPKGLMTFRKEDHQAIQPMYHFRIKKDQKNEWDLLELVREIPASELPLPVKNKR; encoded by the coding sequence ATGCAACACCTGATCAAGCCCCTCGCACTGTCCCTGGCCTTCGCCTTCGCCGCCGGCGCCGCTCCCGGCGCCCTGGCCCAGGGGAAGGACTTCAAGGTCGCCCTCATCGCCGGCAAGACCGGCATCATGGAATCCTATGCGCGCGAGACCGAGGCCGGCTTCATGCTCGGCCTCGAATACCTGACCAATGGCACCATGGCCATCAACGGCCGCAAGATCAGGGTGATCGTCAAGGACGACCAGAGCAAACCGGATCTTGGACGCACCTTGCTGGCGGAGGCCTATGGCGATGACCGGGTCGACATCGCCGTCGGCACGACGTCGTCCGGCTCGGCGCTGGCGATGCTGCCGGTCGCCAAGGAGTACAGCAAAGTCCTGATCATCGAGCCGGCGGTGGCCGACGCCATCACCGGCGACAAGTGGAACAAGTACATCTTCCGCACCGCGCGCAGCTCGATGCAGGATGCATTGGCCGCCGCCAGCACGCTCAAGGGCGGCAGCATCGGCTTCCTGACCCAGGACTACGCCTTCGGGCGCGACGCGATCAAGGCCGGCAAGGAGGCGCTGGCCGCCACCGGCAGCGCGGCCAAGGTGGTCCACGAAGAATACGCGCCGCTGGCCACGACCGACTTCACCGCCTCCTCGCAGCGGCTGTTCGACGCATTGAAGGACAAGCCGCAGCCGCGCATCCTGCAGATCGTCTGGGCCGGCCCGAACCCGATGAACAAGATCGCCGACCTCAAGCCGGAACGTCATGGCATCGTGCTTTCCCCCGGCGGCAACATCCTGCCGGTGATGAAGACCTGGAAGAACTTCGCCGGCACCGAAGGCACGATCTACTACTATTACAGCTTCCCGAAGAACAAGATGAACGACTGGTTCGTGGCGGAGCACACCAAACGCTTCAAGGCCCCGCCCGACATGTTCACCGCCGGCGGCATGGCGGCGGCGGGCGCGGTGGTGGCGGCGCTCTCCAGGGTCCCGGACGGCAATGGCGACAAGATGGTGGCGGCGATGGAGGGCATGAGCTTCGAGACTCCGAAAGGATTGATGACGTTCCGCAAGGAAGACCACCAGGCGATCCAGCCGATGTACCACTTCCGCATCAAGAAGGACCAGAAGAACGAATGGGACTTGCTGGAACTGGTGCGCGAAATCCCGGCCAGCGAGCTGCCGCTGCCGGTGAAGAACAAGCGCTGA
- a CDS encoding TonB-dependent receptor produces MRLTRKKMKLLNQSAAALLVLSGGSVGTVQAQDAGAAPVASAEENVSKVVVTARRREETLQDVPVSVTAFSADQLSKQAVPDVTALALALPNTTLKASRATNTTLTAFIRGVGQADPLAGFESGVGIYIDDIYLARPQAAVADIYDVERIEVLRGPQGTLYGRNTIGGAVKYVTRKLGPQRDVRVRATVGEYGQKEAVVTASTPLTDTARVGATFARFKRDGFGDNLFTGKGNYDKDVTAGRVSAEFTPNQDLFIRLAGDFTQDDSNPKNGHRLIVGRTSGAPILPDVFDTRANLTKSLGHDQEVRAYGGSATIEYMINGEWSVKSITAARRDKSYAPIDFDALPVVDMEVPALYTNRQFSQELQVSYNGPRLQGVAGVYYMDANAFNEFDTILAGAVPTSTYTMGDIDTKAWAAYFDGSYNLTDTLSLSLGGRYTVDKREADVLRQIYFGLAGSPNMGNPAALLFRTDTDLRNGLLEREDKKFTPRVAVNWKMNPAHNVYASYSEGFKGGGFDPRLNVVGTRIPLDVARAGYAPETIETYELGLKSALNGGRITTNAALFYSDYQDVQIPGSIAVDTNGDGRDDSFAGVTTNAGKAEIKGAELEAIANITPNFMIAGMYSYIDAKYKEYIVAGVNVAGQRIFQNTPKNSANLRANYDIALPIMGHNGRISLIGSWSYKGATAQFETPSILDQESYRIWDASIVWTRADGKVRAGLHGKNLGDEHYKTAGYLFPTLGNEGTVTAFYGNPRTVSATLELRF; encoded by the coding sequence ATGCGTCTGACCAGGAAGAAGATGAAGCTGCTGAACCAGTCCGCCGCCGCCCTGCTGGTGCTGTCCGGCGGATCGGTGGGCACGGTCCAGGCCCAGGATGCCGGCGCCGCGCCAGTGGCTTCTGCCGAGGAAAACGTCTCGAAAGTGGTCGTCACCGCGCGCCGGCGCGAAGAGACCCTGCAGGACGTCCCGGTCTCGGTCACCGCGTTCAGCGCCGACCAGCTGTCCAAGCAGGCCGTGCCCGACGTGACCGCCCTAGCCCTGGCGCTGCCGAACACCACCCTCAAGGCCTCGCGCGCCACCAACACCACGCTCACCGCCTTCATCCGCGGCGTCGGCCAGGCCGACCCGCTGGCCGGCTTCGAATCCGGCGTCGGCATCTATATCGACGACATCTACCTGGCCCGCCCGCAGGCCGCGGTGGCCGACATCTACGACGTCGAGCGCATCGAGGTGCTGCGCGGCCCGCAGGGAACACTGTACGGCCGCAACACCATCGGCGGCGCCGTCAAGTACGTCACCCGCAAACTCGGCCCGCAGCGCGACGTGCGCGTGCGCGCCACGGTCGGCGAGTACGGCCAGAAAGAAGCCGTGGTCACCGCCAGCACCCCGCTGACCGACACCGCCCGCGTGGGCGCCACCTTCGCCCGCTTCAAGCGCGACGGCTTCGGCGACAACCTGTTCACCGGCAAGGGCAACTACGACAAGGACGTCACCGCCGGCCGCGTCTCGGCCGAGTTCACGCCCAACCAGGACCTGTTCATCCGGCTGGCCGGCGACTTCACGCAGGACGACTCCAATCCCAAGAACGGCCATCGCCTGATCGTCGGCCGCACCAGCGGGGCGCCGATCCTGCCGGACGTGTTCGACACCCGCGCCAACCTGACCAAATCGCTGGGGCACGACCAGGAAGTGCGCGCCTACGGCGGCTCGGCCACCATCGAATACATGATCAATGGCGAATGGAGCGTCAAGTCGATCACGGCGGCGCGCCGCGACAAATCGTATGCGCCGATCGACTTCGACGCCCTGCCCGTGGTCGACATGGAAGTGCCGGCGCTGTACACCAACCGCCAGTTCAGCCAGGAGCTGCAGGTCAGCTACAACGGCCCGCGCCTGCAGGGCGTGGCCGGCGTCTACTACATGGACGCCAACGCCTTCAACGAGTTCGACACCATCCTGGCCGGCGCGGTGCCGACGTCCACCTACACCATGGGCGACATCGATACCAAGGCCTGGGCCGCCTACTTCGACGGCAGCTACAACCTCACCGACACCCTGAGCCTGTCGCTGGGCGGCCGCTACACGGTCGACAAGCGCGAAGCCGACGTGCTGCGTCAGATCTATTTCGGCCTGGCCGGCTCGCCGAACATGGGCAATCCGGCCGCGCTCCTGTTCCGCACCGACACCGACCTGCGTAACGGCCTGCTGGAACGCGAAGACAAGAAGTTCACCCCGCGCGTGGCCGTCAACTGGAAGATGAACCCCGCCCATAACGTCTACGCCTCGTATTCCGAAGGCTTCAAGGGCGGCGGCTTCGATCCTCGCCTGAACGTGGTCGGCACCCGCATTCCGCTCGACGTCGCGCGCGCCGGCTATGCGCCCGAGACCATCGAGACCTATGAGCTGGGCCTCAAGTCGGCCCTCAACGGCGGGCGCATCACCACCAACGCCGCCCTGTTCTACAGCGACTACCAGGACGTGCAGATCCCCGGCTCGATCGCGGTCGACACCAACGGCGACGGCCGCGACGACAGCTTCGCCGGCGTGACGACCAATGCCGGCAAGGCCGAGATCAAGGGCGCCGAGCTGGAAGCGATCGCCAACATCACGCCCAATTTCATGATCGCGGGCATGTATAGCTACATCGACGCCAAGTACAAGGAGTACATCGTGGCGGGCGTGAACGTGGCCGGCCAGCGCATCTTCCAGAACACGCCCAAGAACTCGGCCAACCTGCGCGCCAACTACGATATTGCGCTGCCGATCATGGGCCACAACGGCCGCATCTCGCTGATCGGCAGCTGGTCGTACAAGGGCGCCACCGCCCAGTTCGAGACGCCGTCGATCCTCGACCAGGAGTCGTACCGGATCTGGGACGCGTCGATCGTCTGGACCCGCGCCGATGGCAAGGTGCGCGCCGGCCTGCACGGCAAGAACCTGGGCGACGAGCACTACAAGACCGCCGGCTACCTGTTCCCGACCCTGGGCAACGAAGGCACGGTCACCGCCTTCTACGGCAACCCGCGCACGGTGTCGGCGACCCTGGAGTTGCGCTTCTGA
- a CDS encoding alpha/beta fold hydrolase, with the protein MNARATNHLKDPSSVSIFSPIRYTSSDGLALYARDYHGAGGPARLPVICIHGLTRNSLDFDELAPQLAALGRRVLAVDVRGRGHSARDPNPANYTPLVYAADVVALMHALGIARAVFIGTSMGGLITMTLAAQRLDLVAGAVLNDIGPVLSPRGLERIAGYVGKPATFASWDEATCYVRDINACAFPANPDTEWNKWAQRAFEQRDDGLLCARYDPGIAHSLQNGRLPPTSLALRMAFRRLTRHRPTLMIRGELSDLVELEQAAWMRKAAPSLAYAEVPNVGHAPMLTEPEAFEAISAFLARVP; encoded by the coding sequence GTGAACGCCCGTGCCACGAACCACCTGAAGGATCCATCGAGCGTGTCAATCTTCTCCCCCATACGCTACACCAGCAGCGACGGCCTCGCCCTCTACGCACGCGACTACCACGGCGCAGGCGGCCCGGCCCGCCTGCCCGTGATCTGCATCCACGGCCTCACGCGCAACTCGCTCGACTTCGACGAACTGGCCCCGCAGCTGGCAGCCCTGGGGCGCCGCGTGCTGGCGGTCGACGTGCGCGGCCGCGGCCACTCGGCGCGCGACCCGAATCCGGCCAACTACACGCCGCTGGTGTACGCCGCCGACGTGGTGGCCCTGATGCATGCGCTGGGCATCGCGCGCGCCGTCTTCATCGGCACCTCGATGGGCGGCCTGATCACGATGACCCTGGCCGCCCAGCGCCTCGACCTGGTGGCCGGCGCGGTGTTGAACGACATCGGCCCGGTGCTGTCCCCGCGCGGACTCGAACGGATCGCCGGCTACGTCGGCAAGCCGGCCACCTTCGCCAGCTGGGACGAGGCGACTTGCTACGTGCGCGACATCAATGCCTGCGCCTTCCCCGCCAATCCGGACACGGAATGGAACAAGTGGGCCCAGCGCGCCTTCGAGCAACGCGACGACGGCCTGTTGTGCGCCCGCTACGATCCCGGTATCGCCCACAGCCTGCAAAACGGTAGACTTCCTCCAACCTCGCTGGCCTTGCGCATGGCCTTCCGGCGCCTGACGCGGCATCGCCCCACGCTGATGATCCGCGGCGAATTGTCCGACCTGGTCGAGCTCGAGCAGGCGGCCTGGATGCGCAAGGCGGCCCCCAGCCTGGCCTATGCCGAAGTGCCGAACGTCGGCCATGCGCCGATGCTCACCGAACCGGAAGCCTTCGAGGCGATCAGCGCTTTCCTGGCGCGGGTTCCCTGA
- a CDS encoding LysR family transcriptional regulator: protein MNTLPEWTDLRFFLELARAGTLSGASRRLDVEHTTVARRIDRLETQLGATLFDRSREGYELTEVGLALLPHAEAMEGAALAAAEQIGGAEVAAHGVVRLGVPEVFGVKVVAPLLVGLLDQHPDLQIDLLALPRFANLANREADLGVMLDPPTTGRYVVTRLASFRFYLYASPAYLARHPAIRTQADLARHDFVDYVQDRLASRELSYLNELGFTPRRRMCCSGMTAQIEAASLGMGLMMAPPYAVPDDGRLVPVLPGFSAERSFWLTAPTDLYRLRRVKVVWDVLREYADSSPSLFVQEGMQPALAPD from the coding sequence ATGAATACGCTGCCGGAGTGGACGGACTTACGGTTTTTTCTCGAGCTGGCCCGTGCCGGCACCCTGTCGGGCGCCTCGCGCCGCCTCGACGTCGAGCACACGACCGTCGCGCGCCGCATCGACCGGCTCGAGACCCAGCTCGGCGCGACCCTGTTCGACCGCTCGCGCGAGGGTTACGAGCTGACCGAGGTCGGCCTGGCGCTGCTGCCGCACGCCGAGGCGATGGAAGGGGCGGCGCTGGCGGCGGCCGAGCAGATCGGCGGGGCGGAAGTGGCGGCCCATGGCGTGGTGCGCCTCGGGGTGCCGGAAGTGTTCGGCGTGAAGGTCGTGGCGCCGCTGCTGGTCGGCCTGCTCGACCAGCACCCGGACCTGCAGATCGATTTGCTGGCGCTGCCCCGCTTCGCCAACCTGGCCAACCGCGAGGCCGATCTCGGCGTGATGCTCGATCCGCCCACCACCGGCCGCTACGTGGTCACGCGCCTGGCCTCGTTCCGCTTCTACCTGTATGCGTCGCCCGCCTACCTGGCGCGCCATCCGGCCATCCGCACCCAGGCCGACCTGGCGCGCCACGACTTCGTCGACTACGTGCAGGACCGCCTGGCCAGCCGTGAGCTGTCGTACCTGAACGAGCTGGGGTTCACGCCGCGCCGGCGCATGTGCTGCTCGGGCATGACGGCGCAGATCGAGGCGGCGTCGCTGGGCATGGGCCTCATGATGGCGCCTCCCTATGCGGTGCCGGACGACGGCCGGCTGGTGCCGGTGCTGCCGGGCTTTTCGGCCGAGCGCTCGTTCTGGCTGACGGCGCCGACCGACCTGTATCGCCTGCGCCGGGTGAAGGTCGTGTGGGACGTGCTGCGCGAGTATGCCGACAGCTCGCCAAGCCTGTTCGTCCAGGAAGGCATGCAGCCTGCATTGGCGCCGGATTGA